In the Chroococcidiopsis sp. SAG 2025 genome, one interval contains:
- a CDS encoding DUF3611 family protein yields the protein MSELLQPSLPTPTKQRFAATFRVVSRFSFWIQLALASTSGIVLIFAIFSRSLSAATDNVAIGFSIFFAVIGVLLAAFRIFWAFRGRVLARRLQSSDRELHPRKEEVIQALKIGLIASFVGLLLAFIASEVSAIAILSQSLAVPQGVAVYQQGNVIRSFDILVILANVNLIGTHLVGSLTSLGLLEWID from the coding sequence ATGTCTGAGCTACTCCAACCTTCGCTCCCAACCCCAACAAAACAACGATTTGCTGCAACTTTCCGCGTTGTCAGTCGCTTTAGCTTCTGGATACAGTTGGCACTCGCTAGTACTTCCGGTATTGTTTTAATCTTTGCCATCTTTAGCCGCAGCCTCAGCGCCGCCACAGATAATGTGGCGATTGGTTTTAGTATCTTTTTTGCTGTAATTGGCGTATTACTTGCTGCTTTTAGGATATTTTGGGCATTTAGAGGACGAGTTTTAGCCAGACGCTTGCAGTCGAGCGATCGCGAATTGCATCCCAGAAAAGAAGAGGTGATTCAAGCTTTAAAAATTGGCTTGATTGCGAGCTTTGTGGGGTTGTTGTTAGCCTTTATCGCATCAGAAGTCAGCGCGATCGCCATCCTCTCACAATCTTTAGCTGTACCCCAAGGCGTAGCAGTGTACCAGCAGGGAAATGTAATTCGTTCGTTTGATATTCTCGTCATCCTAGCTAATGTCAATTTAATTGGGACTCACTTAGTTGGTAGTCTGACTTCTTTAGGACTACTCGAATGGATAGACTAA